The following coding sequences lie in one Apium graveolens cultivar Ventura chromosome 3, ASM990537v1, whole genome shotgun sequence genomic window:
- the LOC141710503 gene encoding protein EPIDERMAL PATTERNING FACTOR 1-like encodes MKTIVYVGINVLLPLTVSFVVLIIPAKCIRPQHSLYHGKDTYYEDRTHREQAEVDIERRNEARMEELYPTGSSLPDCSHACGPCSPCKRVMVSFKCSISVAEPCPVIYRCMCHGKFYHVPSN; translated from the exons ATGAAGACTATTGTTTATGTAGGTATCAATGTGTTGTTGCCTTTGACAGTTAGTTTCGTGGTGCTTATAATTCCGGCTAAATGCATCCGCCCGCAGCACT CTCTGTACCACGGAAAGGATACGTATTATGAAGACCGAACTCATCGTGAGCAGGCCGAG GTGGATATTGAAAGAAGGAACGAGGCGAGGATGGAGGAGCTGTACCCGACAGGTTCAAGTCTGCCTGATTGTTCGCATGCTTGCGGTCCTTGTTCACCGTGCAAGAGAGTGATGGTGAGCTTCAAGTGTTCCATCAGTGTCGCGGAACCTTGCCCTGTTATCTACCGGTGCATGTGTCATGGCAAATTCTACCACGTTCCTTCCAATTGA
- the LOC141711378 gene encoding uncharacterized protein LOC141711378 isoform X1, giving the protein MKKFYYFSFYFFCIYLNTLVSSMAIELHISDDQVVMGNGLLQLTFTKPGGHIIGIQYNGLDNLVELHNPELNGGFWDLNWSDPESTQTRGKFDMINGTVFEIIVQNEEQVELSFKRPWDSSLKDEHSPLYIDKRFIMLSGSSGFYSYAIYEHREDMPPFSLNEARLVFMLNIEKFHYMAMADNRQRYMPLPYDRLPGRGQELAYPEAVLLVNPVEPEFTGEVDDKYQYMCENKDNKVHGWICLDPPIGFWQITPSDEFKTCGPLKQDLTSHVGPVNLAMFVSAHYGGVDVVLNFKSGEPWKKVFGPVFIYLNTSPDKENAVSVLWENAKEQMRTEVQSWPYHYPLSEDFPHSDQRGSVSGTLLVNDSYVSDNPMLAVGAHIGLAPPGEVGSFQREGKGYQFWTNTNDEGHFLIENIRPGDYNLYAMVPGFIGDFRWEELITVTPAGGSIDAGTLTYKPPRDGPTLWEIGTPDRSAAEFFVPEPDPKYVNKLYVNHPDRFRQYGLWERYTDLYPDKDLVYTIGVSDYHKDWFYAQVTRKADNDMYIGTTWQIKFKLGNLDHSGIYKLRLALASATMSKLEVRVNDKEANPPVFSTGSIGKDNAIARHGIHGLYWLFNVDIHCTHLVEGENTIYLKQANGSKFQFGVMYDYIRLEGPALSSET; this is encoded by the exons ATGAAGAAATTTTATTATTTCAGCTTTTATTTCTTTTGTATATACTTGAATACCTTGGTGTCAAGTATGGCCATCGAATTGCATATTTCAGATGATCAA GTGGTGATGGGTAACGGCTTGCTTCAACTCACATTTACAAAGCCAGGGGGTCACATCATTGGAATTCAATATAATGGACTCGACAATTTGGTAGAGCTTCACAATCCGGAGTTAAATGGAGG GTTCTGGGACCTTAATTGGAGTGATCCAGAAAGTACACAAACAAGAGGAAAATTTGATAT GATCAACGGAACAGTCTTTGAGATTATTGTGCAGAATGAAGAACAAGTAGAACTCTCGTTCAAAAGGCCATGGGATTCCTCATTAAAGGATGAGCATTCCCCTCTATATATTGATAAGAG GTTCATTATGCTTTCTGGTTCTTCAGGCTTCTACTCTTATGCCATATACGAACATCGAGAGGACATGCCTCCCTTTAGCCTCAACGAAGCAAGGCTCGTCTTTATGCTCAATATAGAAAA GTTTCACTACATGGCCATGGCAGATAATAGACAAAGATACATGCCTCTTCCATATGACAGACTACCAGGAAGAGGTCAAGAATTGGCCTATCCAGAAGCCGTTCTCCTTGTTAATCCCGTGGAGCCAGAATTCACAGGCGAG GTGGATGACAAGTACCAATACATGTGTGAAAACAAAGATAACAAGGTCCATGGTTGGATCTGTCTTGACCCGCCTATTGGATTCTGGCAAATCACACCCTCTGATGAGTTCAAAACATGTGGACCTCTCAAACAGGACTTAACCTCTCATGTCGGTCCCGTGAATCTTGCT ATGTTTGTAAGTGCTCATTACGGGGGTGTGGATGTAGTGCTCAACTTCAAATCTGGTGAACCATGGAAGAAAGTGTTTGGCCCTGTTTTCATTTATCTTAACACCAGTCCAGATAAAGAAAATGCTGTTTCAGTACTCTGGGAAAATGCCAAAGAGCAG ATGAGAACTGAAGTCCAAAGCTGGCCGTACCATTACCCATTGTCGGAAGACTTTCCACACTCTGATCAAAGGGGTAGTGTCAGCGGCACCTTGCTTGTTAATGACAG CTATGTCAGCGATAACCCTATGCTTGCAGTTGGTGCTCACATAGGATTAGCTCCACCTGGAGAAGTTGGATCTTTTCAAAGAGAAGGCAAG GGCTACCAGTTTTGGACCAACACAAATGATGAAGGTCACTTCTTGATTGAGAATATTAGACCAGGAGATTACAATCTTTATGCAATGGTCCCTGGTTTTATTGGTGATTTCCGATGGGAAGAACTCATTACAGTAACACCAG CAGGTGGAAGCATTGATGCAGGCACACTAACATACAAACCTCCAAGAGATGGACCTACCTTGTGGGAAATCGGCACTCCTGATCGTTCTGCTGCTGAGTTTTTTGTTCCGGAACCTGATCCAAAATATGTAAACAAACTCTATGTCAATCATCCTGACAG GTTCAGACAGTATGGATTGTGGGAGAGGTACACAGATTTGTATCCAGATAAAGACTTGGTCTACACAATTGGGGTCAGTGACTACCACAAAGATTGGTTTTATGCCCAGGTGACTAG GAAAGCTGACAATGACATGTATATTGGTACTACATGGCAAATTAAGTTTAAACTAGGAAATCTTGATCATTCTGGGATCTACAAACTTCGACTAGCTCTTGCATCAGCAACGATGTCCAAATTAGAG GTACGAGTGAATGATAAAGAAGCGAATCCACCAGTCTTCTCGACTGGTTCAATAGGGAAAGACAATGCAATTGCTCGACATGGAATTCATGGACTTTACTGGTTGTTCAATGTGGACATACATTGTACTCATCTTGTTGAAGGCGAAAATACTATTTACTTGAAGCAAGCAAACGGAAGTAAATTTCAGTTCGGGGTAATGTATGATTACATTCGTTTAGAAGGCCCTGCATTGTCCTCAGAAACCTGA
- the LOC141711378 gene encoding uncharacterized protein LOC141711378 isoform X2 encodes MKKFYYFSFYFFCIYLNTLVSSMAIELHISDDQVVMGNGLLQLTFTKPGGHIIGIQYNGLDNLVELHNPELNGGFWDLNWSDPESTQTRGKFDMINGTVFEIIVQNEEQVELSFKRPWDSSLKDEHSPLYIDKRFIMLSGSSGFYSYAIYEHREDMPPFSLNEARLVFMLNIEKFHYMAMADNRQRYMPLPYDRLPGRGQELAYPEAVLLVNPVEPEFTGEVDDKYQYMCENKDNKVHGWICLDPPIGFWQITPSDEFKTCGPLKQDLTSHVGPVNLAMFVSAHYGGVDVVLNFKSGEPWKKVFGPVFIYLNTSPDKENAVSVLWENAKEQMRTEVQSWPYHYPLSEDFPHSDQRGSVSGTLLVNDSYVSDNPMLAVGAHIGLAPPGEVGSFQREGKGYQFWTNTNDEGHFLIENIRPGDYNLYAMVPGFIGDFRWEELITVTPGGSIDAGTLTYKPPRDGPTLWEIGTPDRSAAEFFVPEPDPKYVNKLYVNHPDRFRQYGLWERYTDLYPDKDLVYTIGVSDYHKDWFYAQVTRKADNDMYIGTTWQIKFKLGNLDHSGIYKLRLALASATMSKLEVRVNDKEANPPVFSTGSIGKDNAIARHGIHGLYWLFNVDIHCTHLVEGENTIYLKQANGSKFQFGVMYDYIRLEGPALSSET; translated from the exons ATGAAGAAATTTTATTATTTCAGCTTTTATTTCTTTTGTATATACTTGAATACCTTGGTGTCAAGTATGGCCATCGAATTGCATATTTCAGATGATCAA GTGGTGATGGGTAACGGCTTGCTTCAACTCACATTTACAAAGCCAGGGGGTCACATCATTGGAATTCAATATAATGGACTCGACAATTTGGTAGAGCTTCACAATCCGGAGTTAAATGGAGG GTTCTGGGACCTTAATTGGAGTGATCCAGAAAGTACACAAACAAGAGGAAAATTTGATAT GATCAACGGAACAGTCTTTGAGATTATTGTGCAGAATGAAGAACAAGTAGAACTCTCGTTCAAAAGGCCATGGGATTCCTCATTAAAGGATGAGCATTCCCCTCTATATATTGATAAGAG GTTCATTATGCTTTCTGGTTCTTCAGGCTTCTACTCTTATGCCATATACGAACATCGAGAGGACATGCCTCCCTTTAGCCTCAACGAAGCAAGGCTCGTCTTTATGCTCAATATAGAAAA GTTTCACTACATGGCCATGGCAGATAATAGACAAAGATACATGCCTCTTCCATATGACAGACTACCAGGAAGAGGTCAAGAATTGGCCTATCCAGAAGCCGTTCTCCTTGTTAATCCCGTGGAGCCAGAATTCACAGGCGAG GTGGATGACAAGTACCAATACATGTGTGAAAACAAAGATAACAAGGTCCATGGTTGGATCTGTCTTGACCCGCCTATTGGATTCTGGCAAATCACACCCTCTGATGAGTTCAAAACATGTGGACCTCTCAAACAGGACTTAACCTCTCATGTCGGTCCCGTGAATCTTGCT ATGTTTGTAAGTGCTCATTACGGGGGTGTGGATGTAGTGCTCAACTTCAAATCTGGTGAACCATGGAAGAAAGTGTTTGGCCCTGTTTTCATTTATCTTAACACCAGTCCAGATAAAGAAAATGCTGTTTCAGTACTCTGGGAAAATGCCAAAGAGCAG ATGAGAACTGAAGTCCAAAGCTGGCCGTACCATTACCCATTGTCGGAAGACTTTCCACACTCTGATCAAAGGGGTAGTGTCAGCGGCACCTTGCTTGTTAATGACAG CTATGTCAGCGATAACCCTATGCTTGCAGTTGGTGCTCACATAGGATTAGCTCCACCTGGAGAAGTTGGATCTTTTCAAAGAGAAGGCAAG GGCTACCAGTTTTGGACCAACACAAATGATGAAGGTCACTTCTTGATTGAGAATATTAGACCAGGAGATTACAATCTTTATGCAATGGTCCCTGGTTTTATTGGTGATTTCCGATGGGAAGAACTCATTACAGTAACACCAG GTGGAAGCATTGATGCAGGCACACTAACATACAAACCTCCAAGAGATGGACCTACCTTGTGGGAAATCGGCACTCCTGATCGTTCTGCTGCTGAGTTTTTTGTTCCGGAACCTGATCCAAAATATGTAAACAAACTCTATGTCAATCATCCTGACAG GTTCAGACAGTATGGATTGTGGGAGAGGTACACAGATTTGTATCCAGATAAAGACTTGGTCTACACAATTGGGGTCAGTGACTACCACAAAGATTGGTTTTATGCCCAGGTGACTAG GAAAGCTGACAATGACATGTATATTGGTACTACATGGCAAATTAAGTTTAAACTAGGAAATCTTGATCATTCTGGGATCTACAAACTTCGACTAGCTCTTGCATCAGCAACGATGTCCAAATTAGAG GTACGAGTGAATGATAAAGAAGCGAATCCACCAGTCTTCTCGACTGGTTCAATAGGGAAAGACAATGCAATTGCTCGACATGGAATTCATGGACTTTACTGGTTGTTCAATGTGGACATACATTGTACTCATCTTGTTGAAGGCGAAAATACTATTTACTTGAAGCAAGCAAACGGAAGTAAATTTCAGTTCGGGGTAATGTATGATTACATTCGTTTAGAAGGCCCTGCATTGTCCTCAGAAACCTGA